A window from Mauremys reevesii isolate NIE-2019 linkage group 9, ASM1616193v1, whole genome shotgun sequence encodes these proteins:
- the LOC120372355 gene encoding matrix metalloproteinase-23-like, with protein sequence MGMGRRRRYAINPLGYKWDHVNLTYKIVQFPSTLNKGDTERAIAAAFRMWSDVSPLSFRRLLPDQPADITIGFYSFNHSDCWFSPRHPCFDGLNGELAHAFLPPRGEIHFDNHEFWILGRSHFNWKQGVWLNDLVQVAAHEIGHALGLWHSRDVRALMHPNATYSRTWRISQDDVWAVQRLYGCVDEKRQCEPWARLGFCMRRRAFMKRHCPKICNACFEPPAVSSSPSVRPPHIHTKYISEGRVLTFRCGLNSSRPQLQVSWYKDGERLSRSVPGFELLPRQELRVRATEFSEGQYTCLIRHASRILRANSWQIKLKARSPSSHKQPGLRRDMQGNARA encoded by the exons ATGGGCATGGGCAGGAGGAGGCGCTATGCCATCAACCCGCTGGGTTATAAATGGGACCATGTTAATCTGACCTATAA gATCGTGCAGTTCCCCAGCACGCTGAACAAAGGTGACACAGAGAGAGCCATTGCCGCTGCCTTCCGCATGTGGAGCGACGTCTCGCCCCTCAGCTTCCGGCGCCTGCTCCCTGACCAGCCGGCTGACATCACCATAG GCTTCTACAGCTTTAACCACAGTGACTGCTGGTTCTCCCCGCGGCACCCCTGCTTTGATGGGCTGAACGGGGAGCTGGCCCACGCCTTCCTGCCGCCCCGGGGCGAGATCCATTTTGACAACCACGAGTTCTGGATCCTGGGCCGCTCGCACTTCAACTGGAAACAAG GGGTCTGGCTGAATGACCTGGTCCaggtggcagctcatgagatcggCCATGCCCTGGGCCTGTGGCATTCACGGGACGTCCGCGCGCTCATGCACCCAAACGCCACCTACAGCAGGACGTGGCGCATCAGCCAGGATGACGTCTGGGCCGTTCAGCGACTGTACG GCTGCGTGGATGAGAAGCGGCAATGTGAGCCTTGGGCCCGGCTGGGATTCTGCATGCGCCGGCGCGCCTTCATGAAGAGGCACTGCCCCAAAATCTGCAACGCCTGCTTTG AGCCACCTgctgtctcctcctccccctctgtgCGGCCCCCCCACATTCACACCAAGTACATCTCTGAAGGGAGAGTCCTAACCTTCCGCTGTGGGCTGAACTCCTCCAGGCCACAGCTGCAAGTCAG CTGGTACAAAGATGGGGAGCGTCTTTCACGCTCTGTTCCCGGCTTTGAGTTGCTGCCGCGCCAGGAGCTGCGCGTTCGTGCCACCGAGTTCAGCGAAGGGCAGTACACATGCTTGATCCGCCACGCCAGCAGGATCCTCCGGGCCAATTCTTGGCAGATAAAGCTCAAGGCCAGGAGCCCTTCCTCCCACAAGCAACCAGGGCTCCGAAGGGACATGCAGGGAAATGCACGTGCCTGA